Within the Polaribacter pectinis genome, the region TCATGTTTTCACTATTTTTGATTTATGAATTTAAAGAGGTTGGGGGACCTTAATATTTTTTTAGCCTTCTCATTTTTACATGAGAAGGTTTTTTTAAAAAAATTAAAAATACTTTTTTTATTGATGTTTTCCTACATTAAAACCATGTTTCCCTAGATATTTATTTCCGCTTTCTATAGCGTCTTCTTCAAGGGTTGTTCCCATAGAATCGTTCCAACGATTTAAATATCCAAAAAGAGAAATTACTCCTAACATTTCTACAATTTCACCTTCGTTCCAATATTTATATAGTTCTTCTTTTATAGAAGCATCTACAGCATTTGGCACCATAGAAGCAGCCAAAGAAAAATCTAATGCGGCTCTTTCAGCATCAGAAAAAGCCTTGTGCGTTTTATATTCCCAAATATTATCTAATTGTTCTTGTTCTGCACCATAACGTTCAGCAGCTCTAATTGCATGTGCTTGGCAATATCTACAACCTGTTGCATTACTAGAAACCCAAGCAATCATTCTTTTTAGGGCAGATGTAACTCTACCTTCATTTGCCATTACAGCTTTATTTAAATTAATAAATGCTTTAGATATTGCAGGTCTGCGCTGCATTGTTAAAACTGAATTTGGGCAAAAACCCAAAGTTTCATTAAAAAATTCTGCTAGTTCTTTTGTTTCTAAATCGTGTTCTGATGATAGTGGTGTTACTAATGCCATATTTTTTTTAATTTCTAATTAAGCTAATACTTCCTTTTTTCTCTACTGAAAGTCCGTTTTTATCTGTTAAAATTGTTTGAAACCAATAACTATTGGGTGGTAATTTTTTTCCATTATAGGTTCCGTTCCAACCAGAACTTCCTGCGTCTATTTTATATATTAAAACTCCAAACCTATTATAAATATAAATATCGGTTACAGTGTATTGATCTTTGTTGTATCCTTTAATGTTCCACATATCATTTTTCCCATCATTATTTGGTGTAAAAAATTTTGGATATTCTAAAATTGAGAACGTGTATTCTATTATTCCACAACCACCCATATCTTTTATAAATAATACATGAGTTCCTGTAGAAATATTTTCAAAAAAACCAACATCTTTATATGACCCAAATTTATCATCAATAGAAAACTGATACTCTCCTATTCCTAAATTAGTATTTATTATTTGTATAGAATTATTATTTGAGTCATCAATAATTAAAATATCTTCTTTGGTAATTGTTGCAATTTCAGAATCATTAACTAAAATTGTTTTAGGTTTAGATTCACAGCCTGCAATTGAAATAGCTTTTACACTATAATTACCTGAAGTGTTTATTGAAATTGAAGCAGAATTCCCTGCAATAACTTCACCTTCTTTAAACCATTGATATACATAATTATCTTGTGAATTTTCAGTTTCTAGAGTAATTGAACCAATATCTTTGCATAAAACATACTCACTTTCTACTAAATCAAACTCGGGTATTCTTGTATCTAATTCTGCAATTACTTCTGTTCTAGAAGAAGATTTACAGTCAAAATATCTTGCTTCTACATAATATGAAGTTGTAGCTGTTAAGTTTGGAGTTTTAAAATTATTTCCTGTAAAAATAGGGGTTGTACTTGTTAAAGAATCGTACCAAAAAACACTTCCATCAGATGTTTGTGCTGCTAAATTTGCAGATCCACTACAAATTAAATCGTTTGAAGTACTTGTTATTGTTGGTCTTTGAATAACAGTAACCATAACCGGTTTTCTTTCAAAAGTATTACAACCATTTACAGAAACAGTTGCATAATAGGTTGTAGAACTAGTTAAAACTGGTGTT harbors:
- a CDS encoding carboxymuconolactone decarboxylase family protein codes for the protein MALVTPLSSEHDLETKELAEFFNETLGFCPNSVLTMQRRPAISKAFINLNKAVMANEGRVTSALKRMIAWVSSNATGCRYCQAHAIRAAERYGAEQEQLDNIWEYKTHKAFSDAERAALDFSLAASMVPNAVDASIKEELYKYWNEGEIVEMLGVISLFGYLNRWNDSMGTTLEEDAIESGNKYLGKHGFNVGKHQ
- a CDS encoding T9SS type B sorting domain-containing protein yields the protein MNIKNSFLSIVILLTFFQLNSQTNKPPVLTATGRQVFCPQSQINIVTDFTITDEDDTELSSFFIQISAGYQSGFDELSLTGNHPTINSDWNATEGKLSLTGIGTSKILLTDLEKAVKEVVFSTTATTITEDKFFSLTIGDANYLPSTDHFYEFISDLSITWSDARIAAENRTYYGRQGYLATLTSAEEAQFAGEQASGAGWIGGSDEETEGVWKWVTGPEAGTIFWNGQVNGTTPNYANWNNNEPNDHREDNTTGEDYAHITDPSIGIVGAWNDLPNIGGTDLYIPKGYIVEYGKPSDPVLNIVATTSIYIPKIDSTTDASVCETGSATINAIPTEGQVLWYDAQTGGTLLFAGNDFTTPVLTSSTTYYATVSVNGCNTFERKPVMVTVIQRPTITSTSNDLICSGSANLAAQTSDGSVFWYDSLTSTTPIFTGNNFKTPNLTATTSYYVEARYFDCKSSSRTEVIAELDTRIPEFDLVESEYVLCKDIGSITLETENSQDNYVYQWFKEGEVIAGNSASISINTSGNYSVKAISIAGCESKPKTILVNDSEIATITKEDILIIDDSNNNSIQIINTNLGIGEYQFSIDDKFGSYKDVGFFENISTGTHVLFIKDMGGCGIIEYTFSILEYPKFFTPNNDGKNDMWNIKGYNKDQYTVTDIYIYNRFGVLIYKIDAGSSGWNGTYNGKKLPPNSYWFQTILTDKNGLSVEKKGSISLIRN